The following proteins are co-located in the Pseudomonas cavernae genome:
- a CDS encoding urea amidolyase associated protein UAAP2, whose amino-acid sequence MSLIESQLHPEAAVYRHVIPAGEPFLCEVKAGQTVRLLDLEGNQAVDTLFYSARNPRERYDPQRTLRKQNNVYLTTGTVLYSNLGNPLLTISADTCGRHDTLGGACAQESNTVRYALDKRYMHSCRDNFLRASLHDGRLEKRDIGANINFFMNVPVTPEGGLTFADGISAPGKYVELKAHMDVIVLISNCPQLNNPCNAYNPSPAEVLVWN is encoded by the coding sequence ATGTCTCTGATCGAAAGCCAGCTGCACCCCGAAGCCGCCGTGTACCGCCACGTGATCCCCGCCGGCGAACCTTTTCTCTGCGAAGTGAAAGCCGGGCAGACCGTGCGCCTGCTCGACCTGGAAGGCAACCAGGCGGTCGACACCCTGTTCTACAGCGCCCGCAACCCGCGTGAGCGCTACGACCCGCAGCGCACCCTGCGCAAGCAGAACAACGTCTACCTGACCACCGGCACCGTCCTCTACTCCAACCTGGGCAACCCGCTGCTGACCATCAGCGCCGACACCTGCGGCCGCCACGACACCCTCGGCGGCGCCTGCGCGCAGGAGAGCAACACCGTGCGCTATGCCCTGGACAAGCGCTACATGCACAGCTGCCGCGACAACTTCCTGCGCGCCAGCCTGCACGACGGCCGCCTGGAGAAGCGCGACATCGGCGCCAACATCAACTTTTTCATGAACGTGCCGGTCACCCCGGAAGGCGGCCTGACCTTCGCCGACGGCATCTCCGCGCCGGGCAAGTACGTCGAGCTGAAGGCGCACATGGACGTCATCGTGCTGATCTCCAACTGCCCGCAGCTGAACAACCCGTGCAATGCCTACAACCCGAGCCCGGCCGAGGTGCTGGTATGGAACTGA